One Rhodococcus sp. P1Y DNA window includes the following coding sequences:
- a CDS encoding macrolide family glycosyltransferase, giving the protein MHIAMIGTTAPSHIYPSLGLIAELVRRGHRVTYAVGEQLASVVEPAGVEVVSFPSILPQGEDGWPDDPAESMHVFLDEALASFAVLTDFYDENPPDLFLYDIGGLAAPVLGRRLGVKAVQLSPAMVAWDGYEDDLAEMLGPLRASETGKAYHAAYSNWLSGNGIEDDAWDWISHPEHVLSLIPRAMQPNADRVPPRGRFVGPCLDPARLDEGGWTPPSSGSRVLYVSFGTGFNFRPDFYRTCIEAFGGTNWHVVISIGNRVDPSVLGDLPSNIEIHSRVPQLAILREASAFVTHAGMGGCTEALWFEVPTVAIPQAVDQFGNAALLEELNVGVQLQNEDVTAESLRMAVEKVAESAEIRARLTEIGAEVRADGGVDTAADAVVTAAGG; this is encoded by the coding sequence ATGCACATCGCAATGATCGGCACGACGGCCCCCAGCCATATCTACCCGTCCCTCGGGTTGATTGCGGAGTTGGTTCGCCGTGGACACCGTGTTACCTACGCGGTCGGAGAGCAGTTGGCTTCGGTGGTCGAACCCGCTGGTGTCGAGGTCGTTTCGTTCCCGTCGATCCTTCCTCAGGGTGAGGACGGCTGGCCTGACGACCCGGCCGAGTCCATGCACGTGTTTCTCGACGAAGCTCTCGCGTCCTTCGCTGTCCTCACCGACTTCTACGACGAGAACCCGCCCGATCTGTTCCTGTACGACATCGGTGGGTTGGCCGCTCCGGTGCTCGGACGGCGTCTCGGCGTGAAGGCGGTGCAACTGTCACCTGCGATGGTTGCGTGGGACGGGTACGAGGACGATCTCGCAGAGATGTTGGGCCCGTTGCGTGCATCGGAGACAGGCAAGGCTTACCATGCGGCGTACTCGAACTGGCTGTCCGGCAACGGTATCGAGGACGATGCGTGGGACTGGATCTCCCACCCGGAGCACGTGTTGTCGCTCATACCCCGAGCAATGCAGCCGAATGCGGACAGGGTGCCGCCGAGGGGTCGGTTCGTCGGGCCGTGTCTCGATCCTGCTCGGTTGGACGAGGGCGGCTGGACTCCGCCGTCGTCGGGCTCGCGGGTGTTGTACGTGTCGTTCGGAACCGGGTTCAACTTCCGGCCGGACTTCTACCGAACGTGCATCGAGGCGTTCGGCGGCACGAACTGGCACGTCGTGATCTCGATCGGCAACAGGGTCGACCCATCCGTGCTGGGTGACCTGCCGTCGAACATCGAGATCCACTCGCGCGTACCACAGCTCGCGATCCTTCGTGAGGCTTCGGCGTTCGTCACTCACGCCGGCATGGGCGGCTGCACCGAAGCGCTGTGGTTCGAGGTACCGACCGTCGCGATCCCCCAGGCTGTCGACCAATTCGGAAACGCGGCGTTACTCGAGGAACTGAACGTCGGGGTGCAGCTGCAGAACGAGGACGTGACGGCCGAGTCGCTCCGGATGGCGGTCGAAAAAGTTGCAGAGTCAGCCGAAATCCGCGCGCGGCTCACCGAGATCGGTGCCGAGGTCCGCGCCGACGGTGGGGTCGACACAGCAGCCGACGCGGTGGTAACCGCAGCTGGCGGCTAG